TGGGTGGGGCTCTGGCGGTCGCGGTCCTGCTTCTTTTTCTTCGAAGTATCCGGTCTGTTCTGATCGTGGGTATTTCGATACCGATCAGCATTGTCGCCACATGTTTGTTTGTACGCTTGTTTGATCGCAGTATTAACGTGATCAGCCTGGCTGGGATGGCTTTCGCAGTTGGTATGGTTGTCGACAATGCCATCGTTGTGCTTGAGAATATCTACCGACACTATCAGATGGGGAAATCTCCTCGCGATGCCGCCCTTGTCGGGACGCAGGAAGTTTGGGGAGCCGTACTGGCTTCGACCCTGACGACCCTGGCCGTGTTCGTGCCGGTGATTTTTGTTCAGGGACAGGCAGGGCAACTTTTCCGCGACATTGCCATCGCCATCAGTTGTGCCGTAGGGTTGTCGCTGATCGTGAGCATCACGGTGATTCCGACCGCCGCCTGCCGATTGCTTCGAGGTGAAAGATCCGCTTCGGTTGAGCGGGACACAGGTTTTGGACCATCTGGATTGTTCGGTTTAGTGCGTCTGGGCGCATTTCTGAACACGCTGTTCGTGAAGCTCATGCAGACGTCGCTGTCTGTAAAAGGAAGCTGGCTGATCCGGTTGCTTGTCGTTGCCGGATTTGTCATCGGATCTCTGACTCTCAGCCGCACGCTGATGCCGGATACAGAGTATCTGCCTTCGGGCAATCGTAATCTGGTGATCGCCATCCTTCTTCCCCCGCCTGGTTACAGTGTGAATCAGATGATTCAGCTGGGAGAGAATATGGAGCGGCAGCTTGCGCCATACTGGCTTGGTGAGGCTGCTCCCGGGGCACCGCGAATCAAGAATTTCTTTTTCGTGGCTCGAGGCCGCAGTCTCTTCATGGGGGCTCGCGCAGAGGATGAGCTTCGGGCAGCCGAATTGATTCCTGTTCTGTCGCAAGTGGCAGCGTCGCAGCCCGGGGTGATCCCGATTGTCAGTCAGGCGAGCCTGTTTGATAGTGGGCTGAGTGGTGGCCGGACGATTGATATTGAAATTACGGGGCCGGATCTTGAGGTACTTGTTGATAAAGCAAGAACGGCCTTTGGAATGTGTATGGGAGAATTTCCAACGCCGCCACTGGGCGGAAATCAATTGCGCCCGATACCGGGACTGGACCTTTCCAGTCCGGAGTTACACGTGATTCCACGTATCGAACGATCGTCGCAGCTGGGGTTATCGACATCGGAGATTGGTTACGCCGTAAATGCTCTTGTCGATGGTGCGTACGCCGGGGACTACTGGCACGAGGGTCGCCGCGTCGATCTTGTCATCTATGGCGATGATGAGTACGCCAGCCGATCACAGGATCTGAACAATCTGCCCATCCAGACACCGTCGGGATTCAATGTCCAGCTGGATTCAGTGGCAGATGTCGAACTCACGCGTGGGCCGGAGCAGGTAAATCATGTGGAGCGTTTGCGGTCGATCACCATCCAATTGAAGCCGGCGGAGGGAATGGCTTTGGAGGCCGCCCTGCGGACGGTGGACGAAAAGATTCGCAAACCTTTGATGCAGGACCCGGATTTTCAAAGTGGACTTTATCAGATCCGGCTGGCTGGGACGTCGGACAAGCTGGCAGATACCTGGTTCGAATTGCGATGGAATCTGGCATTGGCCGTTGTGTTGACGTATTTGCTGATGGCGGCCCTGTTCGAGTCGTTTGTCTATCCCGTCGTGATCATGACCAGTGTCGCACTGGCCCTGGTGGGAGGATTGCTTGGGCTGGCTCTCCTGAATCGTTTTACCTTCCAGGCGCTTGACATTCTGACAATGCTGGGCTTTGTGATTTTGATCGGAACCGTGGTCAACAATGCGATTCTGATTGTTCATCAGGCGTTGAACCTGATCCGCGACGAAGGGATGGAGTCGGTGGCTGCGGTCTGCGAAAGCGTACGAACTCGCATGCGGCCTATTTTTATGAGTACGTTGACGACAGTTCTCGGCATGTTACCTCTTGTGGTTCCAATTCCTGGTCGCGTTGATGGTCGATGGGAATGGGTTGCCGGCGCGGGAAGTGAGTTGTATCGGGGTTTGGGGAGCGTTGTGCTGGGTGGCCTGATTGTTTCGACGGTGTTTACGCTGGTGCTTGTTCCGTCTGCATTCAGCCTGGTCATGGACGCCCAGATTCAGGTGGGGCGGCTGGCTGATTGGCTTCGAAAACGAGCCGGTTCGTCGTCGCCACCGGTAGGGGATATCCCGAAGGGGATTGTTTAGCAGCCCGCTGAAAAACGGGACTGGCTCGAACAGGAAACCTGACAACTCGATGGTTTCCTGCCGTCCTGCGTCTCCGTCCCGATTTTTCAACCTACAGTTAGGGCTGGATCGCTTTATGCGAATTCCGGGCAGATGTCGGCGGTTACGTTGGTGCAGACCAAAAAAACGACTGAATACGTCTGCGGCAGTAAATCGTTGGTGTTGCTTTCCCAGATGTCATGCTCTGGTTAGAATCGCGTTAAAGTTCGTAGTGATTCGACTGGGAAAGCCGATTTTCTTTCGGGTTACGGAGGCCGAACGGACGATTTTCGTAGTCTGTTTCAGACAGATGACACGGACAGGCGGCCATGTCGCCAAACTCACTTGTTTTAGCGAAGGGACATTGAATGCAGGTCGCAATTACCTGCCGACACGGCAGCATCAGACAGGATCTCCACGAATATATTACTCGAAAGTCCGAGAAGCTGGTGCGATACCTGGATCAGGTGAGTGAGATTGATGTAACGATTGAATTCGAAGGGAATCGAGTCAGCGTAGAAATGCTTGTTGAAATCGAGGGGTACCACAGCATCGTGGCCCATGTGGAAGGGGAGGACGTTGGAGCAACGTTCGACAAAACGCTCCACAAGATGGAGCACCAGGTTCATAAGTACAAGGAAAAGCAGCGAGACCACCGGAGAGATAAGCCACTGAATGCGGCAATTGAGGCTGCAGAGCAGGCTGCTGCGTCCGAATCGGAAGAATCGGATGAAAGTGCGTCCTGATAACGTTGAATGGTAAAGGTTGGCGGACGACGCTGTGTCGTTTCTCCGGCCCCGGACGGCTCCGGCCCCGGAAGGCTCAGGGCTCAATCTCTTTCACATCGTCATTTCGGTCGATGCTCCGTCCAGACAGGGCGGATCGTTCTCCGGAGTGGATTTCGGTAGCATAGTTTCAGTTCGAATTGCATTAGAAGAAGTAGTGTCGCAAATGAAGCTCACAGATTTTGTGGTTCGCGAAGCCATCGTTCCATCGTTGACATCCACCACCAAGGAAGAAGTAATCCGTGAAATCGTTGCCAGCCTGAAGTCGACGGGCGTTTTTCGCGCGGAAGACGAGGAAGCGGTTGTTGCGGCAATTATGAAGCGTGAGGAGCTGGGTTCAACGGGCATCGGTAACGGCGTTGCTGTTCCGCATACCAAGCATCCTTCCGTGGAAAAGCTCTCTGCGGCTGTCGCTATTTCTCGCACCGGAGTGGATTTTGCCAGTCTCGACGGGGAAGACGTTTTCATTCTTTTCCTGCTGGTGTCGCCGCCGGATCGCCCGGGCGACCATCTTCGGGGCCTGGAGAACATCTCACGCCATCTGCGAAGCCAGGACTTCTGTAACTTCCTTCGACAGTCGACTACGGAAGTTGACATCTGGGACCTGCTTGTCGAAGCGGATGATGGTGATCGGGAGTAGTTTCGGAGTCTGTCCGAATGCCGATCGGAGGGACTGGAGGTTCTGATCGGCTGAGGCGTGAATGAGCGGTCGATGTTGGCCGCTAATCCGGGAGGGCGTTACATGGGCGATCAGGAAGTCGTGAGCGCGGTGGTCGAGTTGACCGTGCCGAATGGGCTGCATCTGACGCCAATTTCTCAGATCGTCAGTTGTGCAAGTCCCTTTCAGGCATCGGTGACTCTTGGCTTTGACGGCAAGACTGCCGACGCCAAATCCATCTACGACCTGATGCTGTTGGCGGCGCCATGTGGTGCAAAGCTGCAGGTAGATGCTCGAGGTACCGATGCGGGGCCAGCGATTGAGGCAATGAAATCCCTCTTTTGTGGCGGTTTTATTATTGCCGATTGAGAACGCACCAGTGGATGCTCGACCGGACGTTCATCCATAAGACGCTGAGTTCCGGCCTGCCAGGCTGGATCGTCCTCATTGCTGGTAGTTCAGCATGGGATTCATTAGTCTGCTGGCTCTGGCGTCGTTCTGTGCGGCGACTGTCGATTGGTGGTTGGCGTTCCGCTCCGGAATCGCCCGTGCCCCAAGGGGTTGATGAAGATCGGAGCGTCTTGAGGCGTTATGCAGGTTCGAAGCGGAATTGCGGTTTCACCAGGAGTTGTGACGGGTCCGGCACTTGTGCTGGGTTCCGAGAACTTTCGTATCCCCCGAAAGTACGTCACTCAGGACGCAGTTGACACGGAATTGCATCGTTTTCATACCGCACTGGATATTGTATGCGGACAGATCAAGGGCAACGAGCAGCTGGTTTCCAGCCAGTTGGGCGCCCAGTATGGGGCAATTTTCACCGCACATCTTCAGATGGCGCGCGATCCAAAACTGATCGCTGAAATCGAGAAGCTGATTCGGGAACAGTCACATTCACCTGAATACGCGGTCAGCCGGATTCTGCGGAAATTTGCATCCCAGCTTGAAGCGTTGGGTGACCGTTACTTGTCCGAACGGGCAATGGATATTTTCGATCTGGAGAAGCGATTGCTTCGCCAGTTGCTTGGTGAAAGTCGCGAAGAACTTTCGAGTCTGACTGAGCCTGTTGTGATTCTCGCTCACGATTTGACGCCTGGCGAGACGGCAACCCTGGATACAAAGTACGTTTTGGGATTCGCTACGGAAGTCGGCGGTCATACAAGTCACACCGCAATTCTCGCGGGCGCCCTGGAAATTCCTGCCGTCGTTGGGTTAGGCCGCTGTCTTGCGGGAGTATCTGGTGGTGAAACGGTCATTCTGGATGGTGATCACGGACAGGTGATCATCGAGCCGGATGACGCAACAGTCACCCGATTTCATGCATCGCGAGCCAGAAACCTCAGGGTCACTGAGCGGCTGGAACAGCTGGAGAATCTGCCTGCTGAAACGTCTGACGGGGAACAGGTGACTTTGCTCGGAAACATCGAGTTTCCGGAAGAAGTGCAGCAATGCATAAAACGCGGGGCTGATGGCATTGGTTTGTATCGGACCGAATTCCTCTACCTGAGTGGTAATAAGGAGCCAACGGAAGAGGATCACTATTCGGCCTACTGCCGTGTGCTGGAAGCATGTGGAGATTTGCCTGTCGTTGTGAGAACGCTGGATATCGGTGCGGACAAAGTGCCGGGCCCTCTCCAGAAGCAGTTTTCTGAAAGCCTGAATCCAATGCTCGGGTTACGCAGCATTCGGCTGAGCCTTCGGAATACCCCGCTCTTTAAGACACAGTTGAGGGCCATTCTTCGCGCTTCGGTTCATGGAAATGTGCGAGTCATGTTTCCACTGGTCTCGACGTTACTCGAGTTTCGGCAGGCTCGAATGATTTTGATGGATGTCATGGAGGATCTGGAGGACGAAGGTATTCCATTCAAACGGGATATCCCGATTGGCATGATGATGGAAGTGCCGTCGGCAGTGTTACTGGCGGAAGAGTTTGCGCGAGAGGTTGATTTCTTCTCAATTGGTACAAACGATTTGATCCAATACACTCTTGCGTGTGATCGTTCCGATCCGTCTGTTGCCAGTCTTTATCGTTCCGGGGACCCATCTCTGCTCCGTTTGATACAGATGGTTGTGAAGGCAGCCGAAAAACACTCCAGACCCGTGTCTGTTTGTGGACAAATGAGCTCCGATCCAAGATTCATTCCATTGCTTCTCGGTTTAGGGCTGCGGACTCTGAGCGTCACACCACATGCAATTCCTCGTTTGAAAGAAGTGATTCGAAACCTTTCGATCACGGAAGCAGAGCGAATTGCGACTCATGCGTGCGAGCTCGATCTGGCTCGCGATGTCGAACATTTTCTGCTTGGCGAACTGTCTCGGATTTGCCCCGATCTGGTCGTTTAGCAGCTACGAATACAAAGATTGTTGCGAGGTTTGCTCGCAGGGATTCACCGAAAACACCCGCCGATCTCACCATCGGCAAGAGTAGATTGTTGAGAAGTTCACTATGAAAAAAGAAATGCTGATCAATGTTTTGCAGCCCGAAGAAAGTCGGATTGCAATCGTTGAAGATGGCGTGCTCGAAGAACTGTACGTCGAACGCAGCAGTGCCGAAAACTACGTCGGAAACATCTACAAAGGCCGCGTGGTTAATATTGAGCCCAGTATTCAGGCCGCATTCGTCGACTTTGGAGTCGGGCGAAATGGTTTCCTGCATGTCAGCGATGTGGAGTTTCAGTACTACAAACATCTGCTGAAGGACGGCGAGAATGCAGAGGAAGACGAAGAGGAAGATGACAATCGAGGGCGTTCCCGCCGTCCACCTCGTCATTTGAACGAACGGAATGTGCGTAATAAGCCACCGATTCAGAAGATTTTTCAGCGAGGCAGCGAAGTTCTCGTTCAGGTGATCAAAGAGGGAATCGGAAATAAGGGGCCAACCCTCTCGACGTACATCTCAATTCCCGGTCGCTACCTGGTGCTGATGCCAGGGCTGCAGCGAGTCGGTGTCAGTCGGAAAATTGGTGACGAAAAGACCAGACGCCAGTTGCGACAAACAATGAAAAACATCCAGCCTCCCAACGGGTTGGGTTTCATTATTCGGACAGCGGGCATCGATCGCGAAGAAGCGGATTTGCGCCGCGACCTGAACTACCTGTTGCGACTGTGGGGCACGATTGTTCGCCGACTGAAAGACACCCCTGCGCCGGCAGGGATCTACGAAGAAAGCGACATGATCATTCGTACGATTCGCGATATCTACAACGGCGAAATTGACAGCGTCGTGATCGACGAAGATGCCGCCTGCGAACGTGCCCGTGAATTCATGAAGATTGTCATGCCCGGCCAGGTGAATCGGATTGAACGCTACGAAGGTACTGAGCCGCTCTTCAACAAGTATGATATTGAAGACGAAATTGCTCGGATTCAGGACCGTCATGTACCTTTGCAGGGCGGCGGATCACTGGTGATCGACCAGACGGAAGCACTGGTGGCGATCGACGTCAACAGCGGAAGTTTCCGCGCGGACAATGATCCGGAGGAAAGCGCATACCAGATGAATTTGCGTGCAGCCGAAGCGATTGCACGGCAGATTCGCCTCCGGGATCTGGGTGGCGTTATCGTCAACGACTTTATCGACATGCGGCAGGAAAGACATCGTCGCGGTGTCGAACGAGCCATGCGTGACGCGGTGAAGCGGGATCGCGCCCGAACGCGTGTCTTAAGAATCAGTCCCTTTGGTCTGATTGAAATGACTCGCCAGCGTATCCGCCCGTCGCTGCGAAGAAGCGTCTACGAGAACTGCCCGGCCTGCAACGGTGTTGGTCAGGTCAAGACGGCAGAAAGTCTGTCAATCGAAGTGATGCGACTGGTGATGGCGGGTTCCGCTCATGAAGATGTGAGCAAGATTGTGATTGAAGTTCACGATCGAGTCGGGCACTACCTGAACAACAAGAAACGCAAGGACATTACGAGAATTGAAGACGAGAACGATCTGCTGATTCAGATTGTTGCAAGGTCGGATGTATCGTTTGAGCATTTTACGTTTCGGTGTGAAGACGACCACGGCAAGGAAGTTCAGGCAGTCTGACAGCAGGTTGTGTTCTCCCCAGTGCCGGAAATCTGAGTACCAAGTGTGAAACAACCTGCATTTACCGCTCGAACATTCCGAATGTGATCGCTACAATCCGCGATTCGCAACCGGAACCAAAGTTCCTTACTGTATTTCTGTTCAGTTTTTTCGATGTGCTTGTTCGGTCTCTTGGCCGACGTACTGAGGTAGTGTCTCGATGTTTGCTGTGATTGAAAACGGAAGCCGTCAGCATCGCGTTCAGGAAGGCGATTTCCTTTCGATGGATTATCAGGCAGATCTCCAGGCAGGAGCATCGGTGACCTTTGACAAGGTGTTTCTGGCGAATGCCGGAGCCTCAAGTGTCATTGGTCGTCCGACCATCGAAGGCGCGACAGTTGTCGGTGAGGTTGTAATCGCCGAGGAGAAGGGGCCGAAGCTGGAAATTCAGAAGCTTCGCCGCCGAAAGAATTCACGTCGCCATACCGGGCATCGACAGAAATATACCCGCGTGCAGATTAAATCGATCAGCGTCCCGGGACTTCAGGTGGCAGAACAGCCTGCGGCTGAATAGCCCGCATTGATTATGCTGCCTGCGTAGGGAATATCACGAAACGAGGTCAGTCTGCCACGGCAGACTCGCCTCGTTTTTCATGCGCGCAGGGAATTGTTTCGGCAGGATTTGCGGGTCCCTGATGGTCGACACTAAGGGTAAACCGGCGACACAACTCCATTGCGCCTCCGTTAGTCCCATCGAATTGAATCCTTTGCCATGACCGATGACAAGCCCCGAGTAATCGCCGTAATGCCAGCATACAATGCGGCAAGCACGCTTGAGCGGACTCTGAAGGATATTCCAGAGGGTGCGGTTGACGAAGTGATCCTGGTGGATGATTGCAGTCGGGACAATACCGTGGAGGTTGCGGAATCGCTGGGGATCACGGTCATTCGCCATGAAAAAAACACGGGCTACGGTGGGAATCAGAAGACGTGTTATACGCACGCAATGCAAAAGGGGGCCGATATCGTTGTGATGATCCATCCGGATTATCAATACGACAGTCGAGTGATTTCTGTGGCGGCGGAACTTATCCGTCTGGGGAACTGCGATGTCATTCTGGGCTCTCGGATTCGGACCCGAGCCGAGGCGCTTGAAGGCGGGATGCCGGGGTGGAAGTACATTGCCAACCGATGCTTAACAATTACGGAAAACGTGGCTCTGGGGCAGAATCTGGGAGACTTCCATAGTGGTTTCCGGGCGTACCGTCGCGAGGTTCTGGAGACGGTGCCGTGGCAGGAGAACTCCGACGACTTCGTCTTTGACACTCAGTTTCTCGCCCAGGCAGTCGCTTTTGGATTTCGACTCGGGGATATCCCCGTCCCGGTTCGTTACTTCGCCGAGGCCTCCAGTATCAATTTCCGACGCAGTACACGCTACGGTCTGTTGACTCTCTGGGTGATGGCGCTGTTCTGGCTCAACAAGCTGGGACTTTATCGTTCCCGCATCTTCAGAAAGCGATGATCTCAGGGTCTGACTGTACAAAGACATATCTCCGCTTGACAATGCTCCCTGCAAGCGTTAGAGTTCAAGAGGAATTTTCACTATCGGGAACATGATTCTCTGAGTTTGTTAGTGAGAGTTCGCAGGGCAGAGCGTCAATCCGAAGCTGGGGATCTCAGCTTTGGCATCTGTTTGAGTGAGGTTCTCGTCTTTTTTTCGTCCTGGAGGTGATCATGGTCAATCGTTTGTTTCGCCCGTTCCGTCGTCGGGCATTTACTTTGATTGAGCTGCTGGTGGTGATTGCAATCATTGCAATT
This region of Planctomycetaceae bacterium genomic DNA includes:
- a CDS encoding efflux RND transporter permease subunit, with the translated sequence MNFIRFSIDNPVKVTVGVILMVLFGGIAYISTPVQLTPDVVEPEITITTMWPGASAQEVEREIIEAQEEQLKSVEGLEEFTSESSDSMGSITLQFPVGTDLSDARARVAEKLNQVPEYPDDAREPVISTVNANTNAIAWFIMKPLPPSKEDLTNLVAAHPELSEALRPIFDAPEPVDLTRLNMLRPEFPVLDDFVKGRNDPALLKKFAEDFIEAEFERVPGIANANVFGGQEQEFRVVVQPARLASLGLSISDMRTALMQQNQNTSAGDIQEGKQRNVVRTLGQFQTPEQVEETIITYRDGSPVRVRDVATVGVSYKKPDGVVRQQGLSALAVNAQQAPNTNLKEIMGPPRTALDLDHDGQITGLELAECERIYGKCLRISVEELNNGILKQKGVYLDQVYDQTEYLDSATDLVRSNVYVGGALAVAVLLLFLRSIRSVLIVGISIPISIVATCLFVRLFDRSINVISLAGMAFAVGMVVDNAIVVLENIYRHYQMGKSPRDAALVGTQEVWGAVLASTLTTLAVFVPVIFVQGQAGQLFRDIAIAISCAVGLSLIVSITVIPTAACRLLRGERSASVERDTGFGPSGLFGLVRLGAFLNTLFVKLMQTSLSVKGSWLIRLLVVAGFVIGSLTLSRTLMPDTEYLPSGNRNLVIAILLPPPGYSVNQMIQLGENMERQLAPYWLGEAAPGAPRIKNFFFVARGRSLFMGARAEDELRAAELIPVLSQVAASQPGVIPIVSQASLFDSGLSGGRTIDIEITGPDLEVLVDKARTAFGMCMGEFPTPPLGGNQLRPIPGLDLSSPELHVIPRIERSSQLGLSTSEIGYAVNALVDGAYAGDYWHEGRRVDLVIYGDDEYASRSQDLNNLPIQTPSGFNVQLDSVADVELTRGPEQVNHVERLRSITIQLKPAEGMALEAALRTVDEKIRKPLMQDPDFQSGLYQIRLAGTSDKLADTWFELRWNLALAVVLTYLLMAALFESFVYPVVIMTSVALALVGGLLGLALLNRFTFQALDILTMLGFVILIGTVVNNAILIVHQALNLIRDEGMESVAAVCESVRTRMRPIFMSTLTTVLGMLPLVVPIPGRVDGRWEWVAGAGSELYRGLGSVVLGGLIVSTVFTLVLVPSAFSLVMDAQIQVGRLADWLRKRAGSSSPPVGDIPKGIV
- the raiA gene encoding ribosome-associated translation inhibitor RaiA: MQVAITCRHGSIRQDLHEYITRKSEKLVRYLDQVSEIDVTIEFEGNRVSVEMLVEIEGYHSIVAHVEGEDVGATFDKTLHKMEHQVHKYKEKQRDHRRDKPLNAAIEAAEQAAASESEESDESAS
- a CDS encoding PTS sugar transporter subunit IIA, with translation MKLTDFVVREAIVPSLTSTTKEEVIREIVASLKSTGVFRAEDEEAVVAAIMKREELGSTGIGNGVAVPHTKHPSVEKLSAAVAISRTGVDFASLDGEDVFILFLLVSPPDRPGDHLRGLENISRHLRSQDFCNFLRQSTTEVDIWDLLVEADDGDRE
- a CDS encoding HPr family phosphocarrier protein, with translation MLAANPGGRYMGDQEVVSAVVELTVPNGLHLTPISQIVSCASPFQASVTLGFDGKTADAKSIYDLMLLAAPCGAKLQVDARGTDAGPAIEAMKSLFCGGFIIAD
- the ptsP gene encoding phosphoenolpyruvate--protein phosphotransferase, which codes for MQVRSGIAVSPGVVTGPALVLGSENFRIPRKYVTQDAVDTELHRFHTALDIVCGQIKGNEQLVSSQLGAQYGAIFTAHLQMARDPKLIAEIEKLIREQSHSPEYAVSRILRKFASQLEALGDRYLSERAMDIFDLEKRLLRQLLGESREELSSLTEPVVILAHDLTPGETATLDTKYVLGFATEVGGHTSHTAILAGALEIPAVVGLGRCLAGVSGGETVILDGDHGQVIIEPDDATVTRFHASRARNLRVTERLEQLENLPAETSDGEQVTLLGNIEFPEEVQQCIKRGADGIGLYRTEFLYLSGNKEPTEEDHYSAYCRVLEACGDLPVVVRTLDIGADKVPGPLQKQFSESLNPMLGLRSIRLSLRNTPLFKTQLRAILRASVHGNVRVMFPLVSTLLEFRQARMILMDVMEDLEDEGIPFKRDIPIGMMMEVPSAVLLAEEFAREVDFFSIGTNDLIQYTLACDRSDPSVASLYRSGDPSLLRLIQMVVKAAEKHSRPVSVCGQMSSDPRFIPLLLGLGLRTLSVTPHAIPRLKEVIRNLSITEAERIATHACELDLARDVEHFLLGELSRICPDLVV
- a CDS encoding Rne/Rng family ribonuclease; the encoded protein is MKKEMLINVLQPEESRIAIVEDGVLEELYVERSSAENYVGNIYKGRVVNIEPSIQAAFVDFGVGRNGFLHVSDVEFQYYKHLLKDGENAEEDEEEDDNRGRSRRPPRHLNERNVRNKPPIQKIFQRGSEVLVQVIKEGIGNKGPTLSTYISIPGRYLVLMPGLQRVGVSRKIGDEKTRRQLRQTMKNIQPPNGLGFIIRTAGIDREEADLRRDLNYLLRLWGTIVRRLKDTPAPAGIYEESDMIIRTIRDIYNGEIDSVVIDEDAACERAREFMKIVMPGQVNRIERYEGTEPLFNKYDIEDEIARIQDRHVPLQGGGSLVIDQTEALVAIDVNSGSFRADNDPEESAYQMNLRAAEAIARQIRLRDLGGVIVNDFIDMRQERHRRGVERAMRDAVKRDRARTRVLRISPFGLIEMTRQRIRPSLRRSVYENCPACNGVGQVKTAESLSIEVMRLVMAGSAHEDVSKIVIEVHDRVGHYLNNKKRKDITRIEDENDLLIQIVARSDVSFEHFTFRCEDDHGKEVQAV
- the rplU gene encoding 50S ribosomal protein L21, which codes for MFAVIENGSRQHRVQEGDFLSMDYQADLQAGASVTFDKVFLANAGASSVIGRPTIEGATVVGEVVIAEEKGPKLEIQKLRRRKNSRRHTGHRQKYTRVQIKSISVPGLQVAEQPAAE
- a CDS encoding glycosyltransferase family 2 protein: MTDDKPRVIAVMPAYNAASTLERTLKDIPEGAVDEVILVDDCSRDNTVEVAESLGITVIRHEKNTGYGGNQKTCYTHAMQKGADIVVMIHPDYQYDSRVISVAAELIRLGNCDVILGSRIRTRAEALEGGMPGWKYIANRCLTITENVALGQNLGDFHSGFRAYRREVLETVPWQENSDDFVFDTQFLAQAVAFGFRLGDIPVPVRYFAEASSINFRRSTRYGLLTLWVMALFWLNKLGLYRSRIFRKR